Below is a genomic region from Actinomadura sp. NAK00032.
GCCCGCGAAGCCGGCGCCAGCGACCCCGAACAGCTCGGCGAACAACTGGCGCTGCTCCTCGACGGCGCCTCGGCCCGCACCCGGGTCCTCAACGCCGAGTCCTTCCCCACCGCCGCCGCCATCGCCGCCGTCCTCATCGACAACGCCCTCCGCAACGACACTGACTGAAGACTCCAGTCGCCCGGCAGGTCCCGAAATGCCTTATGCCAGGTGGGCGAAGCCTGGACCGGCTCGCGGACGAGCATTTCACTGCCCGGCGCGAGAGCAGATGTGACTTGCCGGTCCCAAATCGCCAAAGGCAGAGCGGCTCACCTTCTTCACCCACATCGTTCAGGTTGCGTTGGCGGCCGCGAAAATAGGTCGGTGTTGACCTCGACCGCAGTTGAGGTTACAGACTCGTCGAAGGCAACACCCTTTCCAGATCGCTACGCCAATGGGAGAAATCTGTCATGACGAAAACCGTCGTCATCGGTGCCACCGGCCGGCAGGGCGGAGCGGTCACACACCTGCTCCTGGAACGCGGTCATGAGGTCGTGGCCTACGTCCGCTCGGAGGAGTCACCGGCCGCGAAGAAGCTGTCGGCCCAGGGAGCGCGGCTGGCCGTGGGCGACCTCGCCGACCCCGAGGCGCTCCAGCGGGCCTGCGCGGGCGCCGAGGCCGTCTTCGGCCTGTCGGTACCGTTCGGCGAGGGCGGCAAGGACGAAGAGGTCGCGCAGGGGCGGCTGCTCGTCGACACCGTCGGGCGCCTCGACGCCCACCTGGTGTACTCCTCCGTGCGGGGCGGTGACCGGATGGAGGCCACCAGCGTCGACCACGCCGACAGCAAGCAGATCATCGAGGCGTACCTGCGCGAGCGACCGGTGCGCGCGACGGTGCTCGGCCCGGTGTACTTCATGGAGAACGCGCTCAACCTAGGCTTCAGCCGACTCGGCGAGGGCATGCTCGCCAACCCGCTGACCCCCGGCAAACCGCTCGACCAGGTCACCGTCCTGGACATCGCC
It encodes:
- a CDS encoding NmrA/HSCARG family protein, translated to MTKTVVIGATGRQGGAVTHLLLERGHEVVAYVRSEESPAAKKLSAQGARLAVGDLADPEALQRACAGAEAVFGLSVPFGEGGKDEEVAQGRLLVDTVGRLDAHLVYSSVRGGDRMEATSVDHADSKQIIEAYLRERPVRATVLGPVYFMENALNLGFSRLGEGMLANPLTPGKPLDQVTVLDIAGLAVHAVENPGEFIGERIDIASDRVTGQEAARILSDVLGREIPYQQMPMDMVRKWAGEEVATMFENFENNTDFIDIDGLRAKYPAVRWHSYADWAKSVDWDKALAG